A genomic region of Kribbella sp. NBC_00382 contains the following coding sequences:
- a CDS encoding prolyl oligopeptidase family serine peptidase, with protein sequence MQDFDLSYPDAERLPLVDHLHGHAIPDPYRWLEDAATPQTQAWQAIQDQLWLNQATTLPGRYQLRNRVRALSSVGSVSTPVWRGDRCFVLRRSAAQEHPVLYVDDAVLLDPQQLDPTGLTTLDSWQPSPDGALLAFQVSRGGSEQSILHVLDVASGVMVDGPLDGCRYSPIAWLPDGKSFYYVRFRQVLRHVVGRSDDERVLPGEASYGLDLSADGRWLTISAARGTANDLWLADLTSDQPPAVVQQGVDAITVMSVCREGRLYVVTTRDAPTGKICVGDPEDPTVWRDYVPADPSAPLSSLAILDKVVLVGRTRNAVGEIAIHDLVTGRYLGDVPLPGVGSIGSLVSRPEGDNQVWFSYTDSVTPAAVYQYDVTSGRTTLWSPPPGAIGAADAESWQVDFASADGTELQLLVVGKPGEHGPRPAILYGYGGFGQSLTPTYSAFALAWVAAGGIFVTATLRGGGERGDDWHRAGMLDQKQNVFDDYLAAAETLIAEGWTTPDQLALCGESNGGLLVGAAITQRPELFAAAVCSAPLLDMVRYEHSGLGASWVPEFGSASNPAELATLLSYSPYHRVQPGVKYPAVLFTVFGGDTRVDPLHARKMCAALQHATDGDRPVLLRLEPDSGHAGGSASKGIGLAADMLAFLAHHTGLIK encoded by the coding sequence GTGCAAGACTTCGACCTGAGCTACCCCGACGCCGAGCGTCTGCCGCTCGTCGATCACCTGCACGGCCACGCGATCCCCGATCCGTATCGCTGGCTGGAAGACGCCGCCACGCCGCAAACCCAAGCCTGGCAGGCGATCCAGGACCAGCTCTGGCTGAACCAGGCGACCACGCTCCCCGGGCGGTACCAGCTCCGCAACCGGGTCCGAGCACTGTCCAGCGTCGGCTCGGTCTCCACTCCCGTCTGGCGCGGCGACCGCTGCTTCGTCCTCCGCCGCTCCGCCGCGCAGGAACATCCGGTCCTGTACGTCGATGACGCGGTCCTGCTCGATCCCCAGCAACTCGACCCGACCGGCCTCACCACGCTCGACAGCTGGCAGCCCTCCCCCGACGGAGCCCTGCTCGCTTTCCAGGTCTCCCGTGGCGGCTCCGAACAGTCGATCCTTCACGTCCTCGACGTCGCCTCCGGCGTCATGGTCGACGGTCCGCTCGATGGTTGCCGCTACTCCCCTATTGCTTGGCTCCCCGATGGGAAGTCCTTCTATTACGTACGATTCCGGCAGGTGCTGCGCCATGTCGTCGGCCGGTCCGACGACGAGCGGGTGCTTCCCGGCGAAGCGTCGTACGGGCTGGATCTCAGTGCCGACGGCCGCTGGCTGACGATCTCGGCGGCGCGCGGTACTGCGAACGATCTGTGGCTCGCCGATCTCACTTCGGACCAGCCGCCGGCCGTCGTCCAGCAAGGCGTCGACGCGATCACCGTCATGTCGGTGTGCCGCGAGGGACGCCTGTACGTCGTGACGACCCGCGATGCGCCGACCGGCAAGATCTGTGTCGGCGATCCCGAGGACCCGACGGTCTGGCGCGACTACGTCCCGGCGGATCCTTCAGCGCCGTTGAGCAGTCTGGCGATTCTCGACAAGGTGGTCCTGGTCGGGCGGACCAGGAACGCGGTCGGCGAGATCGCGATCCACGACCTCGTCACCGGGCGGTACCTGGGCGACGTACCGCTGCCGGGCGTCGGCTCGATCGGTTCACTGGTGAGCCGGCCGGAAGGCGACAACCAGGTCTGGTTCTCCTACACGGACAGCGTCACGCCGGCGGCGGTCTACCAATACGACGTGACCTCGGGTCGTACGACGCTGTGGTCGCCGCCGCCCGGCGCGATCGGCGCCGCGGATGCCGAGTCGTGGCAGGTCGACTTCGCCTCCGCGGACGGCACCGAGCTGCAACTGCTCGTCGTCGGCAAGCCGGGCGAGCACGGCCCACGACCGGCGATCCTTTATGGGTATGGGGGTTTCGGGCAGTCGCTCACCCCGACGTACTCCGCCTTCGCGCTCGCTTGGGTCGCGGCCGGCGGCATCTTCGTCACGGCCACCCTGCGTGGCGGCGGGGAGCGCGGCGACGACTGGCACAGGGCAGGCATGCTCGACCAGAAGCAGAACGTCTTCGACGACTACTTAGCCGCCGCCGAAACGCTGATCGCCGAAGGCTGGACCACGCCCGACCAGTTGGCCCTCTGCGGCGAATCCAACGGCGGCCTCTTGGTCGGCGCCGCCATCACCCAACGCCCAGAACTCTTCGCCGCCGCCGTCTGCTCAGCACCGCTGCTGGACATGGTCCGCTACGAACACTCCGGCCTGGGCGCCAGCTGGGTACCCGAGTTCGGCTCGGCCTCCAACCCGGCTGAGTTGGCGACGTTGCTCTCCTACTCCCCGTACCACCGAGTCCAGCCAGGCGTGAAGTATCCGGCGGTCCTCTTCACCGTCTTCGGCGGTGACACCCGAGTAGACCCCTTACACGCTAGAAAAATGTGCGCCGCCCTCCAACACGCCACCGACGGCGACCGCCCCGTCCTCCTGCGCCTCGAGCCAGACTCCGGCCACGCGGGCGGCTCCGCCAGCAAAGGCATCGGCCTGGCCGCAGACATGCTCGCCTTCCTAGCCCACCACACCGGGCTCATCAAATGA
- a CDS encoding SapB/AmfS family lanthipeptide has product MALLDLQGLETPGYGHGGHGHGGSTLTVLGCGSQRPSNLSLLLCH; this is encoded by the coding sequence ATGGCACTTCTCGACCTTCAGGGTCTGGAGACCCCGGGCTACGGTCACGGCGGGCACGGCCACGGTGGCTCCACGCTCACCGTGCTGGGCTGTGGTTCCCAGCGTCCGAGCAACCTGAGCCTTCTGCTCTGCCACTGA